Proteins encoded together in one Coffea arabica cultivar ET-39 chromosome 2c, Coffea Arabica ET-39 HiFi, whole genome shotgun sequence window:
- the LOC113720318 gene encoding zinc finger CCCH domain-containing protein 48-like, with the protein MDVDGSKRIFQRLGPGAATASSSGSNSNNKQQKVCFHWRAGKCSRFPCPYLHRELPPPQQSSMGNGAATSKRPYGFSADDNYSGGGMRRNPNFNNSWGRQQQQHQQGYGNRGGGVIKKTEKLCNFWVQGNCSYGDKCRYLHSWSTGDCFSLLTQLEGHEKVVTGIALPSGSDRLYTGSKDETVRVWDCQSGQCTGVISLGGEIGCMRSEGPWVFVGLTNFVRAWNTQTTTDLSLSGPVGQVYALVVGNDLLFAGVQDGTILAWKFNTATNSFEPAASLKGHNLAVVTLVVGANRLYSGSMDHSIRVWSLETLQCLQTLTDHSNVVMSVLCWDQFLLSCSLDKTVKVWAATELGSLEVTYTHNEEHGLLTLCGMHDLDGKPVLLCSCNDNCIRVYDLPSFCERGKIFAKQEVRSIQTGPPGLFFTGDGTGQVKVWQWSTESTSTK; encoded by the exons ATGGATGTTGACGGAAGTAAACGTATCTTTCAACGGCTAGGTCCGGGGGCCGCCACGGCGTCGTCTTCTGGGAGTAATTCCAATAACAAACAGCAAAAAGTTTGTTTTCATTGGAGGGCAGGAAAGTGCAGTAGGTTTCCATGTCCATACCTACACAGAGAATTACCGCCTCCGCAGCAGTCGTCAATGGGCAACGGGGCCGCCACATCCAAACGGCCTTACGGGTTCTCGGCTGATGACAATTATTCTGGCGGTGGGATGCGGAGGAATCCTAACTTCAATAATTCTTGGGGGAGGCAACAACAGCAGCATCAGCAGGGTTACGGGAATAGGGGAGGAGGAGTTATTAAGAAAACTGAGAAACTTTGTAATTTTTGGGTTCAGGGAAATTGTAGCTATGGAGATAAGTGTAGGTATTTGCATTCTTGGTCTACGGGCGACTGCTTTTCCTTGTTAACACAGCTCGAAGGACAcgaaaag GTTGTTACTGGGATTGCTTTGCCATCTGGCTCTGACAGGCTTTATACAGGGAGTAAAGATGAGACTGTTAGAGTTTGGGATTGCCAGTCTGGGCAG TGTACAGGGGTTATTAGCTTGGGTGGTGAAATAGGCTGCATGAGAAGTGAAGGCCCGTGGGTTTTTGTGGGTCTTACAAACTTCGTCAGG GCATGGAACACACAAACAACCACTGACTTGAGTTTAAGTGGACCTGTTGGGCAAGTCTATGCTCTTGTGGTGGGAAATGATTTGCTGTTTGCAGGTGTACag GATGGAACAATATTGGCATGGAAGTTTAATACTGCCACCAACTCCTTTGAACCAGCTGCATCACTCAAGGGACACAATCTTGCTGTTGTCACTCTGGTTGTTGGAGCCAATAGACTTTATTCTGGTTCGATGGACCATTCTATTCGT GTTTGGAGCCTCGAAACTTTGCAGTGTCTACAGACATTGACGGACCATTCTAATGTTGTGATGTCTGTTCTTTGTTGGGATCAATTTCTATTATCATGTTCATTGGACAAAACAGTAAAG GTCTGGGCTGCTACAGAGCTTGGGAGCTTGGAAGTGACATACACACATAATGAGGAACAT GGTTTGCTCACCCTCTGTGGGATGCATGATTTGGATGGCAAGCCAGTTTTGCTCTGCTCATGCAATGACAACTGCATCCGCGTCTATGATTTACCATC tttttGCGAAAGAGGGAAGATCTTTGCGAAACAGGAGGTTCGTTCCATTCAGACTGGTCCTCCCGGTTTGTTTTTCACTGGTGATGGGACTGGTCAAGTGAAAGTGTGGCAATGGTCAACGGAATCAACTTCGACAAAATAA